One genomic region from Desulfuromonas sp. TF encodes:
- a CDS encoding phospholipase D-like domain-containing protein — MNLRESFYFRSIDRKWKKEISGVKGKLIVLSPYITSKTAELVLDKYSGEECDVYTTFKSESFISGASSLDALKSIIKMGLSLWEIQGLHAKMIISPDGFATIGSQNLTFKGTKNLEASIYIKDREQINHILNNLSKWLSLRREITLQMILDLEEALTEIRDDYLDIIQKLDTFEHLIREKEDLRRIKNEILAIKKAINEHKEMNSLDIAKDFIRSSAWWLKHPTGPVRAPSHQYNIYSTDNEFRIDFGANTFLITRAIDRCIRTIHDYINKSDSELLSELKNLETKLYMNVQGAVAGYDGKEYSGFYPLEGNDLTFGTQSIDVKDFLQCLYRYVPFHKILALGSTIN, encoded by the coding sequence ATGAATTTAAGGGAAAGCTTTTATTTCAGAAGCATAGATCGAAAGTGGAAAAAGGAAATTTCAGGGGTCAAGGGTAAGCTCATTGTGCTATCTCCGTATATTACATCTAAAACAGCCGAACTCGTATTAGATAAGTATTCTGGTGAAGAGTGTGATGTCTATACAACATTTAAGTCTGAATCATTTATATCAGGAGCATCATCTCTTGATGCTTTGAAAAGCATTATAAAAATGGGGTTAAGTTTATGGGAAATTCAAGGACTTCATGCAAAAATGATTATTTCTCCGGATGGATTCGCAACAATAGGAAGTCAAAACCTCACGTTTAAAGGAACAAAGAATCTGGAAGCGAGTATCTATATAAAGGATAGAGAACAAATAAACCACATATTAAACAACTTATCGAAATGGCTCTCGTTGAGGAGAGAAATAACACTCCAGATGATTCTTGATTTGGAAGAAGCCTTAACTGAGATAAGAGATGATTACCTTGATATCATTCAAAAACTAGACACATTTGAACACCTTATAAGAGAAAAAGAAGATTTACGAAGAATTAAGAATGAAATATTGGCTATCAAGAAAGCAATTAATGAGCATAAAGAGATGAATTCGCTGGATATAGCTAAGGATTTTATCCGAAGTTCCGCTTGGTGGCTGAAACATCCAACGGGTCCTGTTCGGGCACCATCTCACCAATATAATATTTATTCGACAGATAACGAGTTTAGAATTGACTTCGGTGCAAATACATTTTTAATTACCAGAGCCATTGATAGATGCATTAGAACTATACATGATTACATAAATAAATCAGACAGTGAGCTGCTTTCAGAATTAAAAAACTTGGAAACTAAACTATATATGAATGTACAAGGAGCAGTTGCTGGGTATGACGGTAAAGAGTATTCTGGATTCTATCCATTGGAAGGAAATGATCTAACTTTTGGAACACAATCAATTGATGTCAAGGATTTCCTACAGTGCCTGTACAGGTATGTTCCTTTCCATAAAATTTTAGCTCTAGGGTCCACAATTAATTAG